A window of the Bombus huntii isolate Logan2020A chromosome 8, iyBomHunt1.1, whole genome shotgun sequence genome harbors these coding sequences:
- the LOC126868334 gene encoding uncharacterized protein LOC126868334 gives MAMDTSTVRLVIFLGMFLMFAGDYSYVIFTIFGRSSRQNITEPVKSLEDPASKVPADKVALTTVKKDNEKENAISRRAKMMTTIKTACLPKLICELTSSVHQDQLSEMERSLLNLIRDTSLNTMAEVPSRYHFAAHMGQLISGVEGQGCHNFYPTCPLPGSSVLNMMKKIRLR, from the exons ATGGCTATGGACACCAGCACTGTGCGTCTCGTGATATTCCTCGGGATGTTCCTCATGTTCGCCGGTGACTACAGCTACGTGATCTTCACGATTTTCGGTCGATCGTCTCGGCAAAATATCACTGAACCGGTTAAAAGTCTGGAGGATCCTGCAAGCAAGGTTCCTGCAGACAAGGTAGCCTTGACGACGGTGAAGAAGGATAACGAGAAAGAAAACG CGATCTCGCGACGCGCGAAGATGATGACGACGATCAAGACGGCTTGCTTGCCCAAGCTTATATGCGAACTGACCTCGTCCGTCCATCAGGATCAGCTGAGTGAGATGGAACGGTCACTGCTAAACTTAATCAG GGACACGAGCTTGAACACGATGGCGGAAGTGCCCTCGAGGTACCACTTCGCGGCGCATATGGGTCAACTGATATCCGGCGTGGAAGGTCAAGGATGTCATAATTTCTACCCTACCTGCCCCCTGCCTGGCTCCAGCGTTCTCAACATGATGAAGAAGATTCGACTGCGTTGA